The nucleotide sequence gctctatcagacggcatttcatgcagacaaaactcttaccggttcccccctccaggatcatgtacataccacagcttccacatccagtcatcctcaatgtgtctttcactgcaggagtcactcccacagctgcctctgtatgtgtcatctccttcccacctaaatcctgttaatctgggaaacacaagccacaccaaaaagaccacccccccagcaaaagcaaaccccaaacaagcaccacaatgcaaactccccttgcaaactcccactcaaactcccctgtttagagctctgttagctagctcctgtgctgctgcagctgtctgtgccactgcctgactggctggctacctttatagggcccctagtcagaagccccaccccctaggcagggctcagctgctctcaacacaaagccccaccccctaatcaggctcagctgctctcccagcacaaaacccctacacacacacacaaagacaaatactaaaaatacaaaaccaagtacaactaccttctcctccaacagaactcccactcaaactcccctgtttagagctctgtttgctagctcctgtgccgctgcagctgtctgattgttcgtagacaagcccttaaaatattaaatacttcATTGCTCGTTAATGCATGCAAGAAAAGAGAAGGGGGATCCTATTGGGAAGATCTGCACAAATTTACTGAGCGTGACATCTCATTGACACCATGAGTGACTGGGTTTGGGAGATGCTGTCATTCGCTTTTTCCCCAATGAAGGAGGCAAGCCCAAAAGGCCTACCAGAGTTCAATTGGCATCATTTGAACCTGTTGCCTAAGGTGTAGCTAAGCACAAGAAGTGCAGTTGGACAACATGCAAGGCTCACCAAGTGGAAACATGCAGACTCCTCGTGCTTGGTGTATTCTGACTTTAGTGTTGGGGAGCTGAGCACCAGGAGCTTGGAGAACATGCACGGTTATATTCTGAACATCTGCACAATCTACTATGAACCATGTCTCAGGAACAATGGTGGAGCTGAAAAAGTAACCACCAGCTTTTCCAGTCGGAAGCCGTGCTCAAGAGCTGCAAAGTTAGCATCTGTCTTCAGGCAGCTACTCCTGGGGTCTTTTCTGCTCACACAGGAATGGCTagacctggggagggggcagggaagagtgaGTGAACAAATAGATTTTAAGCAAGGGAGGGTGCTGTCTTTCTGCATTTATGCCTTTTCTCTCCCTGTTCCTATGCGACCACGTCTCAGGCTAGGAATTAATGAGCTGTCCCATCCTCACTGGAATCATGTGTTGCTCCTCGGTCAAGGAGTCTGGCCAGCCAGCACTGCTCCCTCACCTATCCTGCTTCTTGCCAGTGAATGGGAGCTGGGGCGTGCTGAACATGCTTCAGTCTCCATGTGACAATTCTCTTCTATGTTTCCTTCTTCTCCTGCAGCCGGCACCTGGGAGGGAAGCTGGGTGCCTCCATCACAGACGTACTGGGAGTGGAGTACATGGGGCAGCTGACCCTATTCAGCGAGTCACAGCTCCAAACTCACTTCGGAGACAAGACTGGGTAGGTGACATGCTGGCTTCTAGGCTGCCGGTCTCCATAGGATAATGGGCTTGTGTTCTCCCTcctcttcatcagtagatctgtAGGCCATTCTGCTGAGGTTGTTGCGCAGGAGAGTTTCTGTCTGGGCCTTTTCAGGGTTGCATTGAGACAGTGTCCTGTAATGGTCTGCTAGGCACAAGCACTGGCTTCTGATCTTTCCAAGCACCTGTCCATCCTCCCAAGGCTAAGCGCTTGTTTGCCATTCAGCTGTCCCCTGTATGCTGCTGTGGAGTATGTGCTGCTCCAGGGACACAACCCAAGCTCCGGAGCAGGTTAGAGAAGATGGAATGGGAGACAGGCAGTGCTCAGACCCAGCACGGAGGCTTCATCATTTAAGTGTTGGGAGCTTAGGAATACCAGTCCCAAGCTTGGGCATTGGGAGCTTAGGATACCAGTCTGAAGCCTGAAATGTCCAATGCACAGAACAGTGGCTGGGAACCTCTAGTCTAGGGAATGCTGCTGTCGTAGGGAGGGAGTTGGGGCACTTGAGCAATAACTGCTGTAAGGTATTTCTCCATTAGTAGCTGAATgaaacctgctgctggctgccattGCAGCTGCCTGGGGAGCTGGAACTTTCACCTGAATGTAGTTTAAAATGGCCAAGCAGAGAAGCAGCCCATTGCTTCAGCTAGCTGAAGTCACCTAGCTCTGTAGCCCCAGATGCAGCCAGTGTGAGATGCAGTTGGGGTCATAGCTGTGCAGTACTCTGCAGGAGTAAAGGACTCTGTGCTAAGGGGTGAGTCCCATGGGGCCCATTGTGTGGTTTATCTAACTGCCAGCCTACGCAGGTCTAGGCCAGGAGAATTCAAGTGGCTGGCTGGGTTTAGAACAGGAAGTTGTCCCTGAACCCTGCCTGTGTGCACTGCCCCAGGAATCCCTGGGGCCTAGTTTCACATGCAGGTATGCAGGAGCCATGAGGTCTTCCTGATCAGATTACTCAGTGAGCTCAGGAAGAGAGATGGACCATTATCAGCCTTAATCTCAAACCTCATGTGGGACTTTTAGGTCCTGGCTCTATGATCTGTGCAGAGGAATTGAACAGGAACCTGTGAAACCCAGGCAATTGCCTAAGTCCATTGGATGCAGCAAGAACTTCCCTGGGAAAGCAGCCTTGACCACTCAGAAGCAGGTAAGAGAGCATGAGATCTCCTGAGCAGAACTGGTTTGGACCTGAGATGGGGATAGCCACTGATCCATTCCAcaggctgcagccccctccctctgGGCTCAGActgtgttgcaagagctgctgcATTTCACCATGCTGAATGCAGCGCCCTGAAATCGGGCTCTTAGGCTTTGTAGAATCTGTGCACCAGCAGCTGTGTAATTCCTTGGGGAAACACCTTGCATCTCCCTCTGTCAGCAGGGAACAGGAGTCTCTCAGCCCTTCATACACTACAGCACACTGGTCAgtgtggagagaggggagggagtgtTCCTTTATCCTGTCCTCTCCACAGCTGTGCGCACAATCCCTTCTTGGCACTGATGGATTTCTGTCCCCTTGGTCCTGCTGTGCCTGAGGGAGCACCTGGATGCGCCAGGATGAGAATGTCCTGTACACTATAGTCTGCCTTTGCCTTCGCTGCaagctgtgctcctgctgcctctcaGTCTGCCTTGGTTAACTGCAGCTAGTGGGAGCTTGGAGGAAGACCACCAACTGATTGTGCTGCTGAAATTCTCTGTCATCTAGCTGCGTCTGTCAGGGTTGCTGGCCTTTACTTCTGTTACTAAGCCTCTTCTCCAAGGGGAATCCAGATTCCTGCTGGAAAGGAGCTTTTAAATGCCTGGATGGAATGAAAGTCCTTGTGTGACTGCAGCCGTGCAAGTGATGGTAAACCTGCTGCTAACACAAATGCCACCCACGTCAGTTGGGCCCATACTGGAGGGCACCTTGTTTTTGGGCAGGGTGGGAGAGGGTTCTTTAAGCATCCATATGATAGAGTAGCACAAAGCTGAGCTCTGAATCTCCCAGCCTGCTTTCAGATCCATTAAATGGACATTGTCATGTTAGAAACTCTGTCCTTCCTTGTGTTGCTAACAGCTGAGAAGATGGGAGCGATGATGGTTCTAAAAATCTACAGGATTTCTGCACTTGCTGCGTTTCCCTTGGCCTCAGATAATGTCACTAGAAGATCTGTCCCTTTCAGATTCCCAGCACTGACACATGCTGCAATATCTGGGATGCTCTAGATCAATGGTCTCCAAAATGGGGTGCGCCAGAGGATTCCTGGGGGTTTGTGGCAGGAGGAGCGCCGCTGGATGGCACGCTGccgtttttttttctttggcagcagctctgcatgctggcgGCAGGTcttctgctcttctttcttcggCGGCACTTGGGGGTGCACGATCCaaaaactttggagaccactgctctagattcTAGGGCATGGTGGATGCATCTCAGATTAAAACTAAACCCCGTCTCCCCTGGCTTTATTGATTCTCTGGAAGCATTTGTGGTGATCTTGGGGTTTGTAAGAAACTGACCTTGTGGTCCTAGTTTGAGCCGAGTGCCCCTTGAATGTTCCTCACTGCCTGTCAGCAGCTTGCCGAGTGTGGTGGTGATCAGGGCTGACTTCCAGGTCTGTAACAGCAGCTGCTTGGATGTGTGTGGGGATGTCCTGGGGCTGTATCAAATGCTGCTGTGTCCTGCTTGCAGGTGCAGCACTGGCTTCTGCAGATGGCcttggagctggaggagagacTGAGCAAGGACAGAGACCAAGTAAGGCGGGGCTTGAGGGTTTTCTGCCTCTCTTACTGTGGGGCTGGGCCAGAGGCAGCAGGGTCTCCGCTACCTGAGCTGTCTGGCACCAGCCTGGGGGATGTGGTGACTGTGGTGAGTGGCAGAGGAAGTTGCCCTGCATTCAAATGCACAGCTGCTGGCTGACTAAGTTAAGAGGTTAGGAAGGACCCAGAGAGGGAAAGGTGCTGTAGGAGGGCCTGACTCCAAAATACCCTGAGCTAACCActgtcctcctcttccctcccttaaTGAATGCGAGCATTAGGTACACATGAGGGGATGAATGTGCTGGGGCAGGcagcttcctctctctgcacctcagttctaGCATGTGTTTCTTGCTGGCTCACTTCTGggagcccagccctgcacccctaaAAGTGAACGAGCTGCTTTATAACCCATGGGTCTTACGTTGCTGGCCAGGGTTGAGACTAACCTGGCAGCTATGCTGTATTGTGATGTGGATAAAGGGGAATGTACCTGTGTAGGGCTGGAAGCAGGgatgacaccccctccccacatacatGCACAAGGTGTATGAGCCCCTCACACACTCAACATCCACCTCAGACTGTGATGGTGACAGACAGCAGCTGATCCTGCCAGGGCAGGTGGTGGCATTGGATTGTAAAGTTACTGGCTGGCAGTGCAATGCTCCAGGCTGAGTGCCTTCCTGAGCACGTTCCTGGCATTCACTGTTTTGCCCTGTACTGCAGCTGTGTCCTCTCTCCACAGAACTGCCGGGTGGCCAAACAGCTGACTGTTAGCATCCGCATGCTAGGCGATCAGCGAGCCAGTGGCCTGTCGCGCTGCTGTGCCCTGCCCCGCTATGACGCCCACAAGATCAGCATTGATGCCTTCATGATCATCCGAAACTGCAATGTGGCTGGAGCCCAGCAGGCTGCATGGTGAGCAGGTCCCCTTCCTGGCCTCGGGGTTGGTGTGCTGGAGGGGGGCTGGGCTGTGCCCTGGGAGATGACACATGCAGGACAATGGGGCTGTGCTGAATACAGACATGAGCAGGGATTGAATTTGGAAGGAGCTGGCtcaggcagagagagctgtggcCCTCAGAGCTGGAAGACACAAGGCGCATGTTGTCTTGGGCTCAGCTGCAGGTGAGTACTACCCACCCAGAAGGGCAGCTATTGAGCATCATcctcccccaaacccctaccCTGCAGTGCTAACTTCCACCTTCAGCATCTGGGCAGTGCCAAAAgaaaggggggcagggctgtgctccTCTGGAGTTGGAATGAACTGAGCTGTACTGTTGCAGCGTGAGTACCTGGCTGACTTGTGCTCAGGGTGCCATCATCCCTGGGCTAGCCAGAAGAGAATGGCTGTGCTCTGGTGGTCAGGGGGACAAGATGCTTGTTGGGCAGAGAGGGcatgggggggaaataaaagcaCTTTTAAGTACAACCTGTTTCCTTTCCACCTTCATGTCCTAGCTTGGGCAGTGACTCCTTCAGGACAGCTCATCCCTGACTGGGAGCCTGAGAGTTGCAGGAGCTCCCACCCCTGGCAGATGGGACTGAGGGTTCAGGCTCCTTGCCAGAATCCAGGGGGCCTGGCTAGTGCCTCTGCTCAAGTCACATTCCTCAAGGAAGCGCTGCTTTGCTCCTGGCAGTGACACAGGCAATCTGCAGCGCCAAGGCCTCTTACTGCAAAGTCATGAGGAGGAGGGGGTAATAGTGTTTGGCTAACAGGCATGACTAAAACATCCTCCCCTACCAGCCCACCAATGTCCTGTTGTCTCAGCTGCTGCACTGTTAACATGCCCAGGGAAACCTGACACACTTACTTAAATCCTGCCTTGAAAGGCTTCTCACTACTTGGGCTGGGTCTGAGCTGCTGCTAATCTGCTTTTCTCCACAGGTCCCCTCCGCTTACATTTCTGCATATCTACGCAAGCAAATTTTCTGAGGCTCCCACACTCTCTCCTGCAGGCATTGCTGCCTTCCTGACCAGTGATGCCCAGTGTACCCTGCCATCTGGTACCAAGGCAACCAGCCCAAATGTCAAGTGCACTGGGAGCCCAAGAAAAGAGCCCAGTAAGAAGCCCATGAACGCTATTGAGGCCTTTTTCTGGAAGGCAGCAGAAAGGCAGCGAGCCCGTGTGGCCACAGGGCCCTGCCTGCCTGGTGTCCCCAGTGCAGAGGCAGAGTTGTCAGTGCCTGATCCCTGTGGCCGGAGTGAGAGAGACGGTCTCATCCTTGGCAAGAGTCAGACTCCAGAAGCCCTTGTGAGGCACAGTCCCAAGGGtggcagctccccctccccatacaGACGGCTTCCCCCTGAGGAGTTGCTCCGTTATCCTGCAGAAAGGCCCTCTGCTGACCCAGCCTCCAGGAGCACTCTAAAAACAGAATCAGCTGGAACAGATGCTTCCCAACTACCTGAGTGGAAGGAGCAGAGTTTGCCACGCTCTGCTGGGTTTTCACAAGGCCCTGCCAGCTCACCAGACCAGCTGCACTGTGAAAAGTGTGGCCAGCAGGTGCCAGTGTGGGAGCTCCTGGAGCACATGGACTATCACTTTGCTGTGGAGCTGCAGAGCTCCTTCTCAGAACCCAGCCCCCTCAGGGCCCCTGCTGCTACTTCCAGTTCTCCTGCCAAGAGCAAAAGCAAAGCCAAGAGCCCTGGTGGCTCCAGTGCAAAGCGACCCAGGCAAGGAGTGACCAGGACTCTGGAATTCTTCTTTAAACGGCTGCCCCCCTAGGAGCTCCAGGACCATTTTGGCCTGAAATTGAGTGATTTGTGAAGTTTTTATCCTTTCCTTAAAGAACTTTTTATTCAAAGATTGCATAATAAATGTCTGGAACCTAATGAGGCTCTTGGGAAAACTCAGCAGGGAAATACACCCACCTTTTCACCTGGCAGATTTTGGTAACATTTCTCCTGCCTCTAGGTGCTGATGCTGACAAACAGTGTCAGGATGGCACAGCACACATAGTGAGCAGGCATTCCCATGGTTCCATCACTGGGCATTGCTCTGCAAACAGTAATGGATGTTACACTTGCAATGCTCCTGTGAGTTGggaagtgtcattatccccattttacagctggggagctACAGCCCAGAGGGACAGTGATTGCCTCAGGGAGAGCTGTAACTCctgcagtgccttaaccacaggatCTTCCTTCCTGTTTGACTATTCTAGTACCTCCATTCCTTGCTACTGGGGCAGAGAGTGGGGCAATGTGGTAGCTGAGCCCTACGTTCCACACTCCTTCACCAGCATCCTACAGTACAGGGGGAGTTTCTCTAATCAGTCCTGTCTGAGAAGCTGCCATCAGTGCTACAGAGTCTCCAGGGGCACAGTGAtgctctacagcaggggtgggcaagctttt is from Dermochelys coriacea isolate rDerCor1 chromosome 3, rDerCor1.pri.v4, whole genome shotgun sequence and encodes:
- the POLH gene encoding DNA polymerase eta isoform X1, whose amino-acid sequence is MSRGRERVVALADMDCFFAQVEQRREPRLRGQPCAVVQYDAWRGGGIIAVSYEARAFGISRGMRADEAQQRCPQLVLARVPEAYGKADLSRYREASVEVMKVMSRFAVIERASIDEAYMDLTTAVQERLKKMQGQPILAERLPTTYIQGLPNVSTTAAKNKSVDCKEDLRQCGLHQWLESLPFGDISCPELQLTVGAVIVEEMRAAVEAVTGLRCSAGISHNKALAKLACGLNKPNRQTLVSQGSVSQLFSHMPISSIRHLGGKLGASITDVLGVEYMGQLTLFSESQLQTHFGDKTGSWLYDLCRGIEQEPVKPRQLPKSIGCSKNFPGKAALTTQKQVQHWLLQMALELEERLSKDRDQVRRGLRVFCLSYCGAGPEAAGSPLPELSGTSLGDVVTVNCRVAKQLTVSIRMLGDQRASGLSRCCALPRYDAHKISIDAFMIIRNCNVAGAQQAAWSPPLTFLHIYASKFSEAPTLSPAGIAAFLTSDAQCTLPSGTKATSPNVKCTGSPRKEPSKKPMNAIEAFFWKAAERQRARVATGPCLPGVPSAEAELSVPDPCGRSERDGLILGKSQTPEALVRHSPKGGSSPSPYRRLPPEELLRYPAERPSADPASRSTLKTESAGTDASQLPEWKEQSLPRSAGFSQGPASSPDQLHCEKCGQQVPVWELLEHMDYHFAVELQSSFSEPSPLRAPAATSSSPAKSKSKAKSPGGSSAKRPRQGVTRTLEFFFKRLPP
- the POLH gene encoding DNA polymerase eta isoform X2, which translates into the protein MSRGRERVVALADMDCFFAQVEQRREPRLRGQPCAVVQYDAWRGGGIIAVSYEARAFGISRGMRADEAQQRCPQLVLARVPEAYGKADLSRYREASVEVMKVMSRFAVIERASIDEAYMDLTTAVQERLKKMQGQPILAERLPTTYIQGLPNVSTTAAKNKSVDCKEDLRQCGLHQWLESLPFGDISCPELQLTVGAVIVEEMRAAVEAVTGLRCSAGISHNKALAKLACGLNKPNRQTLVSQGSVSQLFSHMPISSIRHLGGKLGASITDVLGVEYMGQLTLFSESQLQTHFGDKTGSWLYDLCRGIEQEPVKPRQLPKSIGCSKNFPGKAALTTQKQVQHWLLQMALELEERLSKDRDQNCRVAKQLTVSIRMLGDQRASGLSRCCALPRYDAHKISIDAFMIIRNCNVAGAQQAAWSPPLTFLHIYASKFSEAPTLSPAGIAAFLTSDAQCTLPSGTKATSPNVKCTGSPRKEPSKKPMNAIEAFFWKAAERQRARVATGPCLPGVPSAEAELSVPDPCGRSERDGLILGKSQTPEALVRHSPKGGSSPSPYRRLPPEELLRYPAERPSADPASRSTLKTESAGTDASQLPEWKEQSLPRSAGFSQGPASSPDQLHCEKCGQQVPVWELLEHMDYHFAVELQSSFSEPSPLRAPAATSSSPAKSKSKAKSPGGSSAKRPRQGVTRTLEFFFKRLPP
- the POLH gene encoding DNA polymerase eta isoform X3 produces the protein MHWCRELTSQPWNKEDLRQCGLHQWLESLPFGDISCPELQLTVGAVIVEEMRAAVEAVTGLRCSAGISHNKALAKLACGLNKPNRQTLVSQGSVSQLFSHMPISSIRHLGGKLGASITDVLGVEYMGQLTLFSESQLQTHFGDKTGSWLYDLCRGIEQEPVKPRQLPKSIGCSKNFPGKAALTTQKQVQHWLLQMALELEERLSKDRDQVRRGLRVFCLSYCGAGPEAAGSPLPELSGTSLGDVVTVNCRVAKQLTVSIRMLGDQRASGLSRCCALPRYDAHKISIDAFMIIRNCNVAGAQQAAWSPPLTFLHIYASKFSEAPTLSPAGIAAFLTSDAQCTLPSGTKATSPNVKCTGSPRKEPSKKPMNAIEAFFWKAAERQRARVATGPCLPGVPSAEAELSVPDPCGRSERDGLILGKSQTPEALVRHSPKGGSSPSPYRRLPPEELLRYPAERPSADPASRSTLKTESAGTDASQLPEWKEQSLPRSAGFSQGPASSPDQLHCEKCGQQVPVWELLEHMDYHFAVELQSSFSEPSPLRAPAATSSSPAKSKSKAKSPGGSSAKRPRQGVTRTLEFFFKRLPP